In Anopheles gambiae chromosome 2, idAnoGambNW_F1_1, whole genome shotgun sequence, a single window of DNA contains:
- the LOC1271481 gene encoding phospholipase A1, whose translation MEKHFLLGLVLLAFKLSVKCVVINPAVAYHLEYDLADNVDWVRIPTMVDEWIWTHRRSVNAMMKQHRSDEPPVNIEFLLHTRRDTADEGHLLEVGNVDSLLGSNFRSDLPTRIIVHGWQSSKSSPLAESIRDTYLLLWDYNVIVVDWSDCALGWNYVRAVGCVPVVGQTLARLLDEFQQHAGLMMENVYVVGHSLGAHVAGIAGKRVQNGQLHTIIGLDPALPLFSIHEKENRIDHQDAMYVEVIHTGGGLLGFRDPIGTADFYPNGGSHQPGCGLDVVGLCSHTRAWELFAESLLEPVENLVASRIESLEEIEQLPPVEMDSIGLGDYVVERVKMGGEPSNAGHAQGLYSITTSDKSPFFRKNRIA comes from the coding sequence ATGGAGAAACACTTTCTGTTGGGACTTGTGCTGCTGGCGTTCAAACTTAGTGTTAAGTGTGTTGTAATTAATCCGGCTGTGGCATATCATCTGGAGTACGATTTGGCGGACAATGTCGACTGGGTACGCATCCCAACGATGGTGGACGAATGGATTTGGACGCATCGACGCTCGGTTAATGCGATGATGAAACAACACCGATCGGACGAGCCGCCAGTTAACATTGAATTTCTGCTGCATACACGACGAGACACTGCAGACGAAGGTCATTTGTTGGAGGTAGGAAATGTTGACTCCTTGCTAGGTTCCAACTTCCGGTCCGATCTTCCAACAAGAATCATCGTGCATGGTTGGCAAAGCAGCAAAAGCTCCCCGCTAGCGGAAAGTATTCGTGATACGTATCTGCTGCTTTGGGACTACAATGTGATCGTGGTGGACTGGTCTGATTGTGCGTTGGGATGGAACTACGTACGAGCGGTCGGGTGTGTTCCCGTGGTTGGTCAAACACTTGCCCGTCTGCTCGACGAGTTTCAGCAGCATGCCGGGCTGATGATGGAGAATGTGTACGTCGTTGGGCACAGTTTGGGAGCGCACGTTGCCGGCATAGCTGGCAAGAGGGTTCAGAATGGACAGCTGCATACCATCATTGGCCTTGATCCGGCACTGCCACTGTTTTCGATTCACGAGAAAGAGAATCGCATCGACCATCAGGACGCAATGTATGTGGAGGTGATACATACCGGCGGAGGGCTTCTCGGTTTTCGAGATCCGATCGGGACGGCTGACTTTTACCCGAACGGAGGCTCCCATCAACCGGGCTGTGGGCTGGACGTTGTTGGACTGTGTTCGCACACTCGTGCTTGGGAGCTGTTTGCGGAGTCGTTGCTAGAGCCGGTGGAAAACTTGGTGGCCAGTCGGATTGAATCGTTGGAGGAGATAGAGCAGCTGCCGCCTGTGGAGATGGATTCCATCGGACTGGGCGATTATGTTGTCGAACGAGTGAAAATGGGAGGCGAACCGTCGAATGCTGGACACGCGCAAGGCTTGTACTCTATCACCACGAGCGATAAAAGTCCATTTTTTCGCAAAAATAGGATAGCCTAA